The Lolium perenne isolate Kyuss_39 chromosome 6, Kyuss_2.0, whole genome shotgun sequence genome segment tattGCTTCCATATAGGGTGCCTCTTATATAGAGGTTTTCAGGTCGGTGCTACAGTGACCGACCTAGTACAGTAACCGACCTGCTACAGTGACCGACCTGCTACAGTGGCCGACCAAGTACAGCTAATGTCTAGATGGCGTTTTGCTGCTACAAGCAAAACCCAAACTGAACTAGTGCTGCTAGCTTAACTACTAAGCAACTACAAGATTATTTCCAACAATCACCCCCTAATCTTGGTGCCTGCACCTTCCTGCCACTTCATCTTGAGACGCGCACTTGGCTGCTTGATCCGCACATACCGGCCGCACGCACAACACGCTCCAACGCGCACAACGCCGCAGGCCTTCAACAGATCACCAACGCTCTCTGACGCACGACAAGCTAGGCACTCCCGCCACGGCCACGTACCACCTAGACGCGCACGAACACGCTGGTCGTCGACACCGCACGAAGTGGCTTATTTCCCCCCCAAGTCACAACCTAGTACAACGCCGGCTCGCAGTCGATGTTGGCGAGAAACGCCTTCTTCTTCCTGGGCTCGGGGCAGTCACGGGAAAAGTGGCCGCGAACGCCACAGTTCCAGCACTTGCCACGCCGTCCCCTCGCGCCTGAGTCCACGCTGCTCCCGCTGTCGTTGTGGTTGTGGCCACGGCCGCGCTGACGTCGTCGTACCTCCCACTGAGCGGCCGTGAGCAGAAGCTGGCCGTCACTCTGTTCGCCGACGCCCTTGGCTTGCGCGCGACGCCGTGAGCGTTCCTCGAACGTCTTGAGCCTGCCCAGCGCCTCCTCGAACGCCATCTCCTCCGGGTCCACGAACTGCTCGATCCCGGCCACCGCGTTGTACAGCCGGTCGGGAACGGTGTCGAGCAGCTTCTTCACCATGTCGGCGTCGCTGAGTGTCGAGCCGAGGCTCGCGTACCTTGCCGCCATGCCGCTGATCTTTCCGGCGTAGTCATCCAGCTGCTCCTCCTCCGCCATGTACAGCCGGTCGAACTCCCCTCGGAGAGTCGAGAGACGAGCAGCCTTGACACGATCGACGCCTATGAACCTTGTCTTGAGGCTATCCCACACCTCCTTCGCCGTCTTCTTCGTCGACACCGACATGAGGATGTCCTCTGACAGCGCGCCAAGAAGTTGTGCCCTCGCCATCTTGTTCTTCGCCGCGTCCACCGCCACGCCATCTGCCGGAGACACCGCCTCCCACACGCCCTGGGCATCAAGGATCGCCTCCACCTTGATAGCCCAGACGGTGTAGTTCGTCGGCGTGAGCACCGGGCAGGTCAGCGTCACCGAGCTCCCCCCGACACCGGCACCGTGCGGAACTAACGCCATGGCACTGATACCAAATGAAAGCTACTATTAAGAGCTGCTGCTACTCACTCTTTGCACTTGGACACACACACTCTCAACTCAAATTGAAAGTGGACACAAGTAGTTTGGTGCAGCTCAATACTGctacattttcttctttttttattGCTTCCATATAGGGTGCCTCTTATATAGAGGTTTTCAGGTCGGTGCTACAGTGACCGACCTAGTACAGTAACCGACCTGCTACAGTGACCGACCTGCTACAGTGGCCGACCAAGTACAGCTAATGTCTAGATGGCGTTTTGCTGCTACAAGCAAAACCCAAACTGAACTAGTGCTGCTAGCTTAACTACTAAGCAATTACAAGATTATTTCCAACAATAACTCTACCAAAACAGGCAGGCCATTACAACAAAACCAGGTGACTAATATGAATGCTTTTAAAGGACACCAACCAGCGAGTCATGCACGCCGTGCAGTATCTCCTCAGACAGTCCCTATCTTTGCAGCCTAGACACTGCACAACTCTTCCGTAGTCATGCCTCTGGCATTGATGACACATTTGTGAAGTTGATTCTTTCTTTTTTCTATCCTGCAAATTCGAGCCATGAACACATATCATGTATGTACATAATGGGAATGGTAGATGATACAAAATGAGCAGGCAGTCAGAAATGTATGTGCTTATATATTTCACATATAATTTCTTTCGTAGCTTGAATCATTGCTCAGACACTTTACATACTGCCCATCGTGATTCTTATTTAGATACATAGGAAGCGGATAAAAATTGGAATATGCATGTGTCCAATGTAGGAAGAATGCATAGACAATTTAACATTTTCTTAGGGATATAGCACAAACCACATAAGCAGACAGTCCTAGCAAGTCATCCATCACTCATGAATCCATATAACTGAAGAGATTGGAGTATCACCAAGAAAAGTAAATGCTCCACCTTTTCCACCTTATTAGGTGTATCAGCTACCACCAGAGCAGTCCGCCTCGGCCTAAGTCTTGTGGTCCGAGGCTCAAGAGAAGAGGGGTCATCAACAGGATCCCTCCTACGTTTTCTTGTGTGTCTTGGTTTTTGAGTTCTCTCTTCTGCGCCATTCTCCTGGAATCAAGAAATCCAGCACGCGAGTGAAAAAAATGATAAGGATTATTATTTTCTACTAGTACAAGAATTCATGGATCAGCATGGACTATAGAGACTTCCTTCATTCCCATGATGGTAGCGAAGTGGGAGGCAACTTGCGGCTGTAGGGACTAGGGCGCAGATTTAATTAATTAGTTCCTTGGTTACCTCGGTGGCAGCTGCAGTCGTGGGGTGCCTCCCCCGTCCGCATCCACGTCCACACCGCATGCCTCCCCACTGCAACACAAGTTAAGTTTGTTAAAGAATTTTCTTTTATAAACAAATCCACAAAGTGTAATGCAAGATGAGTTAATGACCTCGGCATGAGCCTGTGGCATCTCTTGCTTTCCCATTTTCACATCGTTCTCCTGCAACCCACAGCCAACCACCATTAAGCATTTCAGAAATCTCAGCGCAAGCTCTTTCAGAAAAAGCATGCATTTTTTTGGGAAGTCTCGTCCATTGGACCGTTCCAATAGCATGCTACCGAGAATAGATTAAGAAACATAGACCAGTAAACCCTAGAGGGCAAACCCCACAACGGGAAGGGCACAATCGAAACACCCCAAAGCTCCCCCCGCCCCAAAATAGCGAAATGGGCAGCACACGAGTCGACCCGGAGCCCCCAAACTCGGCCGGAGCACCGGAGGCAGAAGATCCGTTCGTCCCCGTGGCGGTAGCGGAGCGGCTCGCGGCTCCGTAGTGTGGGGGGAGCTGGAAGTAGACGCGAAACCTAATGAGTACGGCCCTCAGTTACCTCTATGGCTGCGGCGGCGGCTGCCAGGTGCTTGCGCCCCCTCCACCGCCCCCGCATGGGCGGCATCCTCGCGGCGCCGGCGGACTGGAGCTTCCGGAATCGGAGGAATCGCCGGCGGAGGCGagaggagaggaagagcttgggtcGCTTTGAGGCCTAAAACCTTTTCAACATGGGGCGCATCTGGAGGGGCCCATTAACATGAACATTTTTTTCTATATAAAATCTCCAAATTTATACatcaaaatatatttttataaATTTATATAAAATGTATATATAATTCAAAATGATTGTTCATGGGTTCAAAAACTGTTcatataatttaaaaaaatgtagTACACACAGTTCTAGATACCTGTTTGTGAGTTTGAAACAATTTTCATATAAGAGAAGAATTCAAACAGATCAAAACAAGTGTTGACAAGGTTATGAGTGATAGGTACGCGTGTACTCTCCAAGTAGCAAAGCAAATTTGTTTTCGATAGTGGAAACAATTATAGGTACTCCATAGAAGAAATGGAACAGTAGGACATGAATGCTAAGAGATCATGGCACCCATCAGATACATCATGGAACGAGAAGACCTTGCAGACGTGCAGAGGGTAAGCAAGAGATGCAGAGAGACCATCACAGGTTTTGAACTCCAGAAACCATCCCAGGGGTACCGTGTGATAGATAAGTATGTACTCCAAGTAGCAAAGCAATGCAAAACACACGGGTAGATTATCCCATTCTCATCAACCAGTCACCAGCACAACCAAACAACACTGTATATTACTTATCCAGATACAACAAGAGAAGATACAGTTAAACTAACTGTGAaaacaaacacaaacaaaagaACTTCCAGGGAAAATACGtccggtgacaaataatgcacagCTGCAGCACATACCAAACAAACGGCGAACAAACACAAATCATCTCGGTCTTCCTACTCTACCAACAACACATTTTCTTTACTTACACGTGGGCTCTCCTTTTTTCCCCCCCCTTTCTCTCCTTATGTTACAGAGGCCATCAGCACCAGCACCAGGTGAGGCACTTGACGCAATGGTGTTTCTCCTCAGCTCCTGAACCCGAAGTTGGACCACCGCCGCCCCCCGGAGGAGTCCTTCTTGGCCCCGCGTTGTGTGCTGTTTCCGAACAGATTGTCCAGCGACTTCTGCTTCCGGTTCCGGGACCGCCCCGCCTCCTTCAGCAGCTCTGCCAGCCGCCGCTTCTCGTCCTCCACGTCCGGGTTCGCCGTGCCAAGCTTCTCCTCACGCACCTTCAGCACATGCTCCAGGATCTCGATCGCGTCCTCCACCCTGATAAGATCATGACAAAGGCAATCATGTGTCAGCTAACAATCAAGTGATTGAAGTTGGGCAGGTGGTTGATCTTGTTTTGCTCTGCCTGATATTTTTCTGGCACCGGTTGGTAAACGGTAGGCATCTAGCTGTTGGTTGGATAGTTGTTTGTTTATGATCAGTTGTTCGTTTTTTGGCCATCTACTCATCTTTAGAGGAGGAAAACAGTGGCTATTATGTTGTAGTCCCTAATGGCATGTTACTTCGCATGGAAAAAAATCAAGCAACAGAAACATACAATTTAATATGATTAACAAAGCAAAAAGTTGCAGATGATATATTTTTATGATTAGACTCAGCAGGAACAGGCATGTTAGTATCCCGAGAACAACAAATTGTCTCAGGGTACTTATCATAGATTAAGATCATTTGGTATACACAACTTGTTGGCATGCAGCAACATGTGGGCAACTAGATGATGGACCACCAAAATAGAAGATGCCTTCACATGGCAGGAATGATCAACCAACAATTCATCAAGCAATCTCTTGGTTGTTTGCTATTAAAACTAAGTAACCAGCCCCACCAAACAGGCTGTTGAACATTTAACAAAGCATCATAACTAAGAAATGGAACCCCACGTGTACATCCCTTCAGACAGCACAGTAGAATCATGAGTAGCATACTATTTACTTCTACAGAAACAAGGAGAGCCAGATGCCCCAACAAACAGAGCATATGGTAACCATCTAGATATCCTAAATGCATTATGCACACCATCAATATTTGAAATTCACCACATAACTGTTCTGCAGGGATATATGATCTGATACTAATCACAAAAGAAATTAGTGTTTGTTCTTAACACATACCTTCCCATAGCATCATAGATGGCAGCAAGGTTGCTGTACACACCAAGAGTGTCTGGATGAGAGGCGCCACACTCCTGCTCTAGAACTGCCCTGGCTTCTTCAAAGAGCTGCGCGGCCTCATCGATCTTGAACAGCTGCACGCAAGCTAGCCCCATCTGGTTGAGCAGGACACCGAAAAACGCCGACTTCCTCTCCCCGCTGGCCCTCAATTTGGAGACAGCGCTCTCGAACGAGTTCCTCGAATCGGCATACCTCCCTATCATGTAGTACAGCACGCCCATCTGCGCTTCAATCCCGGCGACGGTGCTCCACTGCCCCGGCGAGTCCTCGAGCAGCTTCAGCGCCCTCTGAAGCAGCTTGAGGGCCTCATCAAGCTCCCCAAGCGCCTCGTAGATGGCCGCGATCTCCAtcaggcctccaccgacctcgtcaGGGGCAGCACCCGGCGCGGGCTTGGCGTAGACACGGAGCGCGTTCTCGCAGTAGGACTTGGACTCGCGGAGCTTGCCCGTGCGGTGGTAGAGGTCCGCGAGGCGCACGAAGACGGACGCCACCGACGGGTGGTCGTCGCCGCGGGCGGACTTGAGCACCGTCAGCGCCTTCTGGTAGGAGAAGACGGACTCGTCGAAGCGGGCCAGGGCCAGGTAGGTGTTGCCGATTGCGACGTCGATGGTGGCCACCTCGACGTCGCGCCCGTTGGCCACCATGGTCATGGAGGCCAGCACGAGGTGCTCGAGCGCGCCGTCGTAGTCGCCCTTGGCGTCGAGGATGAGCGCCATCAGGCGGCGGTCGGAGGCCTCCTCTAGAGAGGCGGGCGCGCTGTGCTCCCGGTGGATCTCCAGCGCTTTCCGGCACAGCTTCTCCGCCTCGTCGAACTGCAGCGCCTGCACGTGCGCTTCCGCCAAGTACCTGTACAAAGGCAGCACATTTGAtcagttcttcttcttcactgTAGTTTTTTTGCTTGTGTGATCTTATTAGTGGCATTTGTTTCTGCCGAGATCCGCAGCATCGTGAAAAGATAAAAGCAgcgaaagaaaaggaaaaaaaaatctgCTTTTGACGGTGAGGTTGGAAGGAATGTCGGTGAGTGAGATCTGGATCGAGAAACGGCGAAGGTAGGCACCTGCAGGTCTCTGCGACGCGGGGGTCGCGGTCGCCGAGCGCGGCCATCTGGATCTGGAAGCCCTTGCCGTAGCAGGCGATGGACTCGTCCATGCGGCCGAGCATGGCGTGGGTGTCGCCGAGCTGCATCCAGCCGGAGAAGGCGGCGAGCGCCCACTCCTCGCCCTTgcgcacctcctcctcctcctcagcctgCGGCACGGCCTCCGCCTCCCCCTCCGCGGCGGGCGCGGGGGCCGGCGGggtgacgacggcgacggcgcgcTCGAGGACGGGGACGGCGTCGGCGTGGCGGCCGAGGCCGCAGtggatggcggcggcgacgtggagGCTCATGGCGAGCTCGAGCTCGGCGCCGTCGCCGCGGCGCTCGAGCGCGCGCGCCGCCCGCTCGGCGAACTCGAGCGCGCGCGCGgcgccgccgccctcgccggACACCATGGCGTCCCGCGCCTGCTTGAGCAGGAACGGGCCGAGATCCGGGTTGTCCAGCGCCGCCTCGTCCGTGGTGTCCGGGCCGAGCGACTTGCGGGAGGGCTTGCGGGACGCGGAGGAGGGGAGGGGACGGCGGCGCGCGGCGCGGGAGCGGGAGGAGAGCCGGCGCGGGGCCGGCgccgcggcgggcggcggcgaggcggCGTCGGCGGCCGCGAGCCCCGGCATGGCGCGCGAGAGGTGGTAGGTGGGTGGAGGTGGCGGGGAGTAGAGAGCTAGAGGCCGCGAGCTACCATTTGCGGGTGGGATCTTGCTTCGGAAGGGAAGACGAAGACTTGAAGAGGCCGCGTCGTGCTCGTGCTTGGTGAACGTGACGATGGCAGCGGGATGCTTGCCTGCCTGGCGTGATGATGGCGGCTCCTCGCCGTTGGATCCTTTCTTAAGCAACGGTAGATGGTTCTGATGATCGTCAGGTGCTCATGCGAGCTAGCTCAAGGTTGCCACTTGCcacgttgtgtgtgtgtgtgttttatAGCCTGCTAATTTCATCCAAAATTATATATTCGAAAACTATTCTAGCCAATATTGCTCGTCACATGATATATACAAAAAGCTTGATGTGTCCATGAGAGTGAACATAACATTCTTTCGGCGCCTCGATCACACGCTTCTATGGTATTTTTCACTCCAACGAATTAAAGGATGTGAGGGGATTTGGTGTTCACCCGATCCACTCTCGTTCTTTCAAATACTATTACTAAAAAATGATAGTATCACGGAGAGTTTTTAATCTAGCAAAAAAAATTGAGGATTTGCAGTGATGTTTTAGAATTATCTCATCTAAACTCGGAGAAGTAAACTCACTATTAAGAACTTTTGGAGATTCGCAAAAATCTCTTTCAATCCTCGTAAATACACTAGAAATAAACAAAGCCTAAGTTGGATGTGCGGGGGAGAGTAGAGTAAGGAGAGGTGTGAGAGGGGGTGGCTTGCCTCAATAGCGACCGCTAAGACGACCACGGTAGCTCCAATGGTAAACATCGGTTAGAcaaccctaagagcatctccagtcgcgtccccaaagggatttgggggacGCTGGCCAAAAAAGCGTCCCAGTCGCGTTCCCCAAAGGCCGCTTCGGTCCGAACGTGTCCCAAATATTGTTCGGTGCCCCTGTGTATAGAGGCTCTACCAGGGACACCGGACACGACTTTTACACTTGCTTTTTGTTTAAAGGtcacgtttgggggacgtggctaTGAAAGGAACCTCCTCCAAACGCAAATTTGGTCCGGACGTCCCCCAAACGACCAATCCGGCATTTTTGCCGGATGTCTGggggatgcgactggagatgctatAACAAGGCTAGTTTACAGGAGAGATCGCAACAACAAAATGTTTGAACAAGTTGTCTAGCAACATGAAGGACGATGAACCAATAAGAAAAGTGCGGGCAATAAGACGGTGTTGAGGAGAAAGGGGGCACCGTCGGAAAAAAATGGGGAAAATTCCAAGGCCCACCA includes the following:
- the LOC127308897 gene encoding protein KINESIN LIGHT CHAIN-RELATED 1; this translates as MPGLAAADAASPPPAAAPAPRRLSSRSRAARRRPLPSSASRKPSRKSLGPDTTDEAALDNPDLGPFLLKQARDAMVSGEGGGAARALEFAERAARALERRGDGAELELAMSLHVAAAIHCGLGRHADAVPVLERAVAVVTPPAPAPAAEGEAEAVPQAEEEEEVRKGEEWALAAFSGWMQLGDTHAMLGRMDESIACYGKGFQIQMAALGDRDPRVAETCRYLAEAHVQALQFDEAEKLCRKALEIHREHSAPASLEEASDRRLMALILDAKGDYDGALEHLVLASMTMVANGRDVEVATIDVAIGNTYLALARFDESVFSYQKALTVLKSARGDDHPSVASVFVRLADLYHRTGKLRESKSYCENALRVYAKPAPGAAPDEVGGGLMEIAAIYEALGELDEALKLLQRALKLLEDSPGQWSTVAGIEAQMGVLYYMIGRYADSRNSFESAVSKLRASGERKSAFFGVLLNQMGLACVQLFKIDEAAQLFEEARAVLEQECGASHPDTLGVYSNLAAIYDAMGRVEDAIEILEHVLKVREEKLGTANPDVEDEKRRLAELLKEAGRSRNRKQKSLDNLFGNSTQRGAKKDSSGGRRWSNFGFRS